A region of Veillonellaceae bacterium DNA encodes the following proteins:
- the rpmH gene encoding 50S ribosomal protein L34 → MAKMTFQPNNHWRKQTHGFRARMKTKAGRIVLKRRRAKGRKVLSA, encoded by the coding sequence ATGGCAAAGATGACGTTCCAGCCGAACAATCACTGGAGAAAACAGACTCACGGTTTCCGCGCTCGTATGAAGACGAAAGCAGGCCGTATTGTTCTGAAGAGAAGAAGAGCAAAAGGCAGAAAGGTATTAAGTGCCTAA